A segment of the Myxococcales bacterium genome:
CGACGGCGACGTCGGGACCCGTTGGAGCGAGGTGCGTTCCGGTAGCGGCGCCGGCGAGGCGGTGATGCTTCGAACTCCGAGCCGCGTCCCCGTAAAGCGGCTCGCGGTCGTCACGGTGCCGGCTGCTGCCGTCGCCGCCGACGACAAGAAGCCCAAGAGCAGCGAGCCATCGCCCGCCGTCGCGCCTAAATCGTTCTACTTGGCCACGGAGAAGAAGCTCTACCTCGTCGAGCTGCCAGAGGACGCTGCGCAGACGAAGAGCACCTTTGAAATCATTCTGCCCGAGGCTCACCAAGGCGCGTGCCTTGCGGTAGTGCTCGACGAAGCTTACGCGCGCGGCCTCGCAAGGCCGGAGGTCTCCATCGCCGAGCTCGTCGCCTACAGCGAGCTCGACGTGCCCGGCGCGTCGCTCGGCGACCTGGCACGGAGCCTCAAGACGGGCGGAGCCGACGCGCAACTTGCGGCGGAGATCCTGAAGCGCGCCGGCGGCCCTGCCGTCGACGCGCTTGCCGACGAGATGCCCGCGCTCGATGGAGCCGGCCGCCTCCTCGCGCTCGACGTGGCGATGGCTGCCGGTGGCTGCGACCGCGGAGCGCGCGCCCTTGTCCGCGCGCTCGTTGATTCGTCGGCCGAGGTCGCAAAGCGAGCGGAGAAGGGCCTGCTCCGCTGCGGCTCCGCGGCGACGGCGCCCTTGCTCGTCTCGCTCGACCAAGAGGACGCAGCCACGCGGGCGAAGGTGGCGGCGGTCCTCTCGCTCGTGGCGCCGTCCCGAGCGCTTCGACCCATCGCGCTGAAGCTTGGGCAAGGCGCCGCGCGTGATCGCGCTCTCTTGCGTGCGTCGCTGGCGCGGGCCGCAAAACGCGCCGATGCGAGGGAGTTGGTGGCGCTCTTCGACGAGGTGCCGCGCGAGGCGAGGTCGGAGTTGCTCCGCGCTCTGTCGGGTCGGCTCGGAGAGGCGCGCGAACGTGCGTCGCTGGCGGCCCTCGAGTGGCTCGAGAAGGACGGCTCGTTTCCCGCGCGCTACCTCGCCGCCGAGCCCCTCGGTGAGCTGGCGCGCGCCGGCGACATGGCGGCCACGAGTCGCTTCGTTGCGATGCTTGGCGGTGACGCCGACTGGCCCGTGCGCGCCCGCGTGGCCGCCCTCGCGGGACCCGTGCCGGCGGCGCACGGCGAGCTCTTGCGAGCGCTTTCAGACAAAGAACCTCGCGTCCGCGAAGCCGCGCTTCGCGCCGTGGAGGAGCGCGGCGTGTCGGCTGCCGCCGTTCGCGTCGGCGCGCTTCTCGCCCAAGATCCTTGGACCTTCGTGCGCTCCGCCGCCGCCGCCGCGCTCGGCGCCATGCCAGCCGCGCCAGACATCGACCGCACGCTCGTCGCGTCGCTCGCGGATGCGTCTCACCGCGTTCGCGGCGATGCGCTCGAGGCCCTAGGGCGCCATCGAGCACTCTCCTTCGCCGAGCCGGTTCGGGAGCGCGCCGAGGACGACCGCGAGCACCTCGACGTGCGCTCGCGTGCCATCGGTGCGCTCGGTCGCATGTGCGACGCGTCGTCGCTCGACCTGTTCACGAAGCTCGCGCGGCGCTTGACCTTGCCCTACCCGGAGCGGGTCGACCTCGACTTGGGCATCGCATCGGTGCGCGCGCTTGGTGCCGTTCATCCGGCTGATCTCGAGCGACGTCTTGCTCCGCTCCTGTCCAAGGAGAGCAAGGCCTCGGTTCGCGACGCCGCAACCGCCGCCATCGCGGAGCCGAGCCAATGCCGCTGAAGGTTGCCACGAGCCCGTCGCCGGGCCGCCGATGGTGACCGTCACGCCCAAGGAGGCCTTGGACCGGATGGCGCAAGGCGCCGTCTACCTCGACGTGCGCAGCGAGCCCGAGTTCGCCGAGGGTCGCCCGAAAGGCGCCGTCAACGTGCCGTGGCTTCGATTCGCCGCTCGCGGCCTCGAGAAGAATCCCGACTTCGCATCGGCGGTGAAAGCTCGCCTCGACGTTGACGCGAGCATCGTCGTCGGGTGTCGTTCCGGCGGTCGCGCGGCGAGCGCAGCGGAAGCTCTCCTTCGCGAGGGCTACGCGAACCTCGCCGTGTGCCGCGCCGGCTGGGACGGCGTGCGAGACGCCTTTGGCAGCGTCGTCGAGACGGGGTGGTTGGCTGAAG
Coding sequences within it:
- a CDS encoding rhodanese-like domain-containing protein, encoding MVTVTPKEALDRMAQGAVYLDVRSEPEFAEGRPKGAVNVPWLRFAARGLEKNPDFASAVKARLDVDASIVVGCRSGGRAASAAEALLREGYANLAVCRAGWDGVRDAFGSVVETGWLAEGLPVEAD